A genomic segment from Bradyrhizobium sp. CB1015 encodes:
- a CDS encoding tetratricopeptide repeat protein: MAPVEPPGGDPVQEPTDVKYYPSDEPVRLGLEHFNRGSYGIANRYFRDAVEKSPKDVTAWIGLAASYDRIRRFDLADQAYARAIRLGGETVQVLNDQGYSYMLRGNLSAARRKFEKAYSLDPGNPVIANNLELLNGSRRFIERPPNNQP; encoded by the coding sequence GTGGCTCCCGTCGAGCCGCCTGGCGGGGACCCCGTGCAGGAGCCGACAGATGTCAAATATTATCCGTCGGACGAGCCGGTACGGCTGGGGCTGGAGCATTTCAACCGCGGCAGTTACGGAATTGCTAATCGCTATTTCAGGGATGCTGTCGAGAAATCGCCGAAGGACGTGACGGCCTGGATTGGACTCGCGGCGAGCTATGATCGGATACGTCGGTTTGATCTGGCTGACCAAGCCTATGCCCGAGCGATCCGGCTCGGCGGCGAAACTGTGCAAGTCCTGAATGACCAGGGATATTCGTACATGCTCCGCGGCAATCTGAGCGCGGCGCGGCGAAAGTTTGAGAAGGCCTATTCGCTCGATCCAGGCAACCCGGTTATCGCGAATAACCTTGAGCTTCTCAACGGCAGCCGGCGCTTCATTGAAAGGCCGCCAAATAATCAGCCGTAA
- a CDS encoding type II and III secretion system protein family protein — protein MGGGRISGRIGGLLAFSVMGLGAALASFASADRATAADRRGSSGGVFVSEMNDVQRVKVVVNKSRTFKVDTAFATIVAGSPDIVDVKSLSDHLIYVQGKQTGTTNVILLDSSMKQIGILDVEVVIDTGNLQQNIRSSTGGNGIRVSASEGQVVLSGTAADAVTAERAMAIATSTVAKGGTVVNAMSVAAPQQVMLEVRFLEVTRDAGRNLGVNLYAANANGTNVGNTGLGSTTAVGRAPIGGVNGLTRVPTTGNTSALSPSSTAVGANPAGSLPILGTVGTLLGTAGGIAPVPFGSLLTSIVRTSNGGSVDLLISALETKGLARRLAEPNLTTLSGDAARFLAGGEFPVPIPNTTANGFPTITIDYKKFGVELAFVPTVLSRGVINLRVEPSVSELDFANAVTIQGTTVPALTRRDARTTVELRDGQSFAIAGLLQTRNRQDVSQLPWIGSVPVLGALFSSKSYQQEETDLVIIVTPRLVAPAAPGQQLASPLDSRLPANDVDFFLNGQMEVRKRYNDYVNSGGDVKGPYGHIIAPEVTATIPAPAAANQPVVKTLN, from the coding sequence ATGGGTGGCGGTCGCATTTCGGGTAGGATAGGGGGGCTTCTCGCCTTCAGCGTGATGGGGCTTGGCGCTGCGCTCGCCTCCTTTGCGTCCGCTGACCGCGCGACGGCGGCAGACCGGCGGGGCTCCTCCGGCGGCGTCTTCGTCAGCGAAATGAACGACGTCCAGCGGGTCAAGGTGGTCGTCAACAAGTCACGTACCTTCAAGGTCGATACGGCTTTCGCAACTATCGTGGCCGGCTCGCCTGATATTGTGGACGTGAAGTCGCTCAGCGATCACCTGATCTACGTCCAGGGCAAGCAGACCGGCACCACCAATGTCATCCTGCTCGATTCCTCGATGAAGCAGATCGGCATCCTCGACGTCGAAGTCGTGATCGATACCGGCAATCTCCAGCAGAACATCCGCAGCAGCACTGGCGGGAACGGGATCCGCGTCTCGGCTTCCGAGGGCCAGGTGGTGCTTAGCGGAACGGCCGCCGATGCGGTTACAGCCGAGCGGGCCATGGCGATCGCCACCAGCACAGTCGCGAAGGGGGGCACTGTCGTCAACGCGATGAGTGTCGCGGCGCCGCAGCAGGTGATGCTGGAGGTGCGCTTTCTCGAGGTCACCCGGGATGCCGGCCGCAACCTGGGCGTCAATCTGTATGCGGCGAATGCTAATGGCACCAACGTGGGGAATACCGGTCTTGGTTCAACAACGGCCGTCGGGCGGGCACCCATCGGCGGCGTTAATGGTCTTACTAGGGTACCTACCACCGGCAATACTAGCGCACTTAGTCCCAGCAGCACTGCCGTTGGCGCAAATCCAGCGGGCAGTCTTCCGATACTCGGAACGGTAGGAACGCTCTTAGGAACCGCGGGCGGCATAGCTCCGGTCCCTTTCGGAAGCTTATTGACCAGCATCGTCAGAACGAGCAATGGGGGCTCGGTAGACCTGTTGATCTCAGCGCTTGAGACCAAAGGATTGGCGCGCCGGCTGGCCGAGCCGAACTTGACTACGCTTTCCGGCGATGCGGCGCGCTTCCTGGCGGGTGGTGAATTTCCGGTGCCGATACCGAACACGACGGCGAACGGCTTTCCGACCATCACGATCGACTACAAGAAGTTCGGTGTCGAACTGGCCTTTGTGCCCACCGTGCTCTCGCGCGGTGTGATCAATCTTCGTGTCGAGCCGTCGGTCAGCGAGCTTGATTTCGCCAATGCGGTGACGATTCAGGGGACGACAGTTCCGGCGTTGACCCGCCGCGATGCACGCACCACGGTGGAGCTGCGGGACGGCCAGAGCTTTGCGATCGCCGGCTTGCTGCAAACCCGCAACCGTCAGGACGTTTCGCAGTTGCCCTGGATCGGCTCGGTGCCTGTGCTGGGAGCTTTGTTCAGCAGCAAGTCGTACCAGCAGGAGGAAACCGATCTCGTCATCATCGTGACGCCGCGCCTGGTCGCGCCGGCCGCACCCGGTCAGCAATTGGCGTCGCCGCTCGACTCCCGCCTTCCAGCCAACGACGTCGATTTCTTCCTCAATGGCCAGATGGAAGTCCGCAAGCGTTACAATGACTACGTCAACTCCGGCGGCGACGTTAAAGGGCCCTATGGTCACATCATCGCTCCCGAGGTCACTGCGACCATTCCGGCACCGGCCGCTGCGAACCAGCCGGTCGTGAAAACGCTCAACTGA
- a CDS encoding TadE family protein: MLDNRGIASFEFILAFVSLFMLIFAIFDLGRYAITMQSLRTLASAGARAVMINCYTPAMLQSPPQSPSSCAGDPMSTTAKQNAAPFLYRGGLTPTLSVAASGSNLTVTASQAGFTMLMPIWGTTLNAPSASTQIPF; this comes from the coding sequence ATGCTCGACAATCGCGGCATAGCATCGTTCGAATTCATCCTCGCCTTCGTGTCCCTTTTCATGTTGATCTTCGCCATCTTCGATCTCGGACGCTATGCGATCACGATGCAGTCCTTGCGGACGCTCGCGAGCGCCGGGGCCCGAGCGGTCATGATCAATTGCTACACGCCTGCCATGCTTCAAAGCCCGCCTCAGTCGCCGTCAAGCTGCGCGGGCGATCCCATGTCCACGACCGCAAAGCAGAATGCAGCGCCGTTCCTGTATCGCGGCGGTCTCACGCCGACGCTGAGCGTGGCAGCCAGCGGCAGCAATTTGACCGTGACTGCTTCTCAAGCAGGCTTCACCATGCTGATGCCGATATGGGGTACGACACTCAATGCGCCGAGCGCGTCAACGCAAATTCCCTTTTAG
- a CDS encoding pilus assembly protein TadG-related protein has product MRNPLRSRRGSAALATVIALVPLIGVVALGVEAGSWYVTHKHAQNAADSAAFSGALRLSCTMAGAACDVQSVDYRGKEFAAQNGFCNSSPKDSTPYPGNQCPPSLPIRVSRAVQIDIGTYSAGTFTTPPTGTGNAVRARVSQQQPAYLSAVLGLTTVSIPAQAIALVQQPTKACVLALGPDSGALKLAGSLSNNGTGCALMSDTSVQLASTPSFTGSGWAVYGVSGCTPSGTCSSLGVPHNYFMTYASNPLSKLDTESFNSRTGNTNMPCTLQADGWKHCAPNSAGTGAYGSFTIQNGDKYVLDPGTYFFYKANIKMTGGELKGTGVTLVLLGDSQLTINGGTVDLSAPATNAFSSDLNGVLIDDQAPTKTSNKVTINGGGQVSLGGALYFPKVDVSWAGTTASANTTCSQVIAKTLDMSGGAYLSTEGCAPSTIVYTQMVALVQ; this is encoded by the coding sequence ATGCGTAATCCGCTCCGTTCCCGACGAGGCTCGGCCGCACTCGCAACCGTCATCGCCCTCGTGCCGCTCATCGGAGTCGTCGCGCTCGGGGTCGAGGCCGGTTCGTGGTACGTCACCCACAAGCACGCACAGAACGCCGCCGACTCGGCAGCCTTCTCGGGCGCCTTGCGACTTTCATGCACGATGGCTGGAGCGGCCTGCGACGTACAATCGGTGGATTATCGTGGGAAGGAATTCGCGGCACAGAACGGGTTTTGCAACTCGAGTCCGAAAGACAGCACGCCTTATCCCGGCAACCAGTGTCCGCCCAGCCTTCCGATCAGAGTCTCGCGAGCCGTGCAGATCGATATCGGCACCTACAGTGCGGGCACGTTCACAACGCCCCCAACAGGTACCGGCAACGCGGTGCGCGCCAGGGTCAGCCAACAGCAACCGGCGTACTTGTCTGCAGTACTGGGTTTGACGACCGTCAGCATTCCCGCCCAAGCTATTGCGCTGGTGCAGCAGCCGACCAAGGCGTGCGTTCTCGCGCTTGGACCTGATTCAGGCGCACTCAAGCTTGCCGGCAGCCTCAGCAACAACGGAACTGGATGCGCGCTGATGTCGGATACGAGTGTCCAACTTGCCAGCACTCCATCTTTCACCGGTTCGGGATGGGCGGTTTATGGCGTCAGTGGCTGCACCCCGTCAGGCACCTGCAGCAGTCTTGGCGTGCCGCACAACTACTTCATGACGTATGCGAGCAATCCGCTCAGTAAACTGGATACGGAATCGTTCAACAGCAGGACTGGCAATACAAACATGCCATGCACCCTTCAGGCGGATGGGTGGAAGCATTGCGCGCCAAATAGCGCGGGGACTGGAGCTTACGGTAGTTTCACGATCCAGAACGGGGACAAGTACGTTTTGGACCCAGGAACTTACTTCTTCTACAAAGCAAATATAAAAATGACCGGCGGAGAACTGAAAGGCACAGGCGTAACCCTCGTCTTGCTCGGAGACTCGCAGCTTACCATCAACGGGGGGACCGTTGATCTCTCTGCACCTGCTACGAACGCGTTCTCTTCTGATCTGAATGGCGTCCTGATCGATGATCAGGCTCCGACCAAGACCAGCAACAAGGTCACCATCAACGGTGGCGGTCAAGTTAGTCTGGGCGGGGCCCTGTATTTCCCCAAGGTCGACGTTAGCTGGGCTGGAACGACTGCCAGCGCCAATACGACCTGTTCGCAGGTGATCGCCAAAACACTCGACATGAGCGGCGGCGCCTACTTGAGCACGGAGGGGTGTGCTCCGTCGACTATCGTCTACACTCAAATGGTCGCTTTGGTGCAATGA
- a CDS encoding isoprenylcysteine carboxylmethyltransferase family protein has protein sequence MSTIALSRNGSYDRIMRLLGSTWFLLLALCVAVRIGASLTDPWPSLLSSFCLGIFYMLLALLIMTRSPAKAHADGLLPRIAAFVGSYLPWTISFLGKTDDTLPNLASTACVLVGTIMMLVTIRHLGRSFSLVPQARSVVQTGPYRWIKHPLYVAEEIVVLGVVLQYLTPVTVIVLVLHIGIQVCRILYEEDLLRRNCPEYSSYEASRWRVIPYVW, from the coding sequence ATGAGCACAATTGCCCTCTCTAGGAACGGATCTTACGACCGGATCATGCGGCTGCTCGGCAGCACGTGGTTCTTGTTGCTGGCACTTTGCGTCGCCGTCAGAATCGGGGCGTCGCTGACCGATCCATGGCCCTCGCTCTTGTCGAGCTTTTGCCTTGGCATCTTCTACATGCTCCTGGCGTTGTTGATCATGACGCGCTCACCGGCAAAGGCGCATGCAGACGGCCTGCTTCCAAGAATAGCTGCCTTCGTCGGCAGCTATCTGCCTTGGACGATCAGCTTCCTCGGCAAAACCGACGACACGCTGCCCAACCTGGCATCGACGGCCTGCGTGCTGGTCGGCACGATCATGATGCTTGTCACGATCCGACATCTGGGTCGGTCGTTCAGCCTGGTGCCGCAGGCGCGCTCGGTGGTTCAGACCGGCCCGTATCGATGGATCAAGCACCCGCTCTATGTCGCAGAAGAAATCGTGGTGCTGGGCGTCGTGCTGCAATATCTGACACCGGTTACGGTGATCGTACTGGTCCTGCATATAGGCATTCAGGTCTGCCGAATCCTTTACGAAGAAGACCTGCTTCGGCGCAATTGCCCTGAGTATTCGAGTTACGAAGCATCACGTTGGCGAGTGATTCCTTACGTTTGGTGA
- a CDS encoding type II secretion system F family protein — protein MTFGLSLVALAVAAGTAACMLLIRELHVRALDTRVSNAVMGIPYRSAPFKDLTGWFSWLGMRYRRFYAEENLEELRTILHSSGFNHHRTLPIWIGIKVVSMVALPVIALLLAQLSGRGPADVLVFTLMGVVIGILGPRLALSVMKRRFDAAIRLGTPDMIDLLIVCSEAGMGLESGLGRVAEEMKSTNPAMAWVLHRLLDDLRILPSRVEAFENLAATSDGLRRFGTMISQSLQYGTPLGQALRSIALDLRRERITKLEERAHKLGAKLTIPMVLFLLPAMFVIMGGSPVLHLVRSFASFGK, from the coding sequence ATGACTTTTGGTCTCAGTCTGGTGGCCCTCGCAGTCGCAGCCGGGACTGCGGCCTGCATGTTGCTCATCCGCGAACTACATGTCCGTGCATTGGACACGCGGGTCTCAAACGCCGTGATGGGTATCCCTTACCGGTCAGCCCCCTTCAAAGACCTGACCGGTTGGTTTTCATGGCTGGGCATGCGGTATCGGCGCTTTTACGCCGAGGAGAATCTGGAGGAGCTCCGAACGATCCTCCACTCATCTGGTTTCAACCATCATAGAACCTTGCCGATCTGGATCGGCATCAAGGTCGTCAGCATGGTCGCGCTGCCGGTCATTGCGCTGCTTCTGGCGCAACTTTCGGGAAGGGGACCCGCCGACGTGCTGGTCTTCACGCTGATGGGTGTGGTGATCGGAATCTTGGGTCCGCGATTGGCTCTGTCGGTGATGAAGCGGCGCTTTGATGCTGCCATTCGGCTGGGCACGCCCGACATGATCGATTTGCTGATCGTATGCAGCGAGGCGGGAATGGGCCTGGAAAGCGGGCTGGGGCGTGTCGCCGAAGAAATGAAGTCGACCAATCCTGCTATGGCCTGGGTGCTGCACCGTCTTCTTGATGATCTCCGGATACTGCCAAGTCGCGTCGAGGCATTCGAGAACTTGGCGGCCACTTCGGATGGTCTTCGCCGATTCGGCACGATGATCAGCCAGAGCCTGCAATACGGAACGCCGTTGGGCCAGGCGCTACGCAGTATCGCGCTCGACCTGCGGCGGGAACGTATCACCAAGCTGGAAGAAAGGGCGCACAAGTTGGGCGCCAAGCTGACCATTCCGATGGTGCTGTTCCTGCTCCCAGCCATGTTCGTCATCATGGGAGGAAGTCCCGTTCTGCACCTCGTGCGTTCGTTCGCCAGCTTCGGAAAGTAA
- a CDS encoding type II secretion system F family protein, with protein MIPESLIVAVLVLAMCAAASALWLDGRERRMDRRLAVALPASHPASLPSIRRAETGSRYLLLHRLANYRPEMVHAWHPAYVLLAAAITVAAIFYANRLLGFSVFYVSVAAAIAAVVVVRGLFGWQQRRFASQLFRQLPDAIQLVTSTVRSGLPVHEAFRTIAREMPQPTSGQFAIVCSEVNLGRPPEEAVEAVYRRTQVAEYAMFAVTLAVQLKSGGSLAETLQTLGDTVSQRVALAARAKALAGEVIFSSRALTISPLIAGALLYAANPQNVDLLFTDPTGNKLLAYAIVSVLVGHLVISWMVRRETEL; from the coding sequence ATGATACCTGAGTCCCTGATCGTCGCTGTTCTGGTGCTTGCGATGTGCGCAGCCGCCAGCGCCTTGTGGCTCGACGGCCGGGAGCGACGCATGGACCGCCGGCTGGCGGTCGCTCTACCGGCCTCCCATCCCGCCAGCCTGCCATCGATTCGCCGGGCGGAGACCGGATCCCGGTATCTGCTTCTCCACCGTTTGGCCAATTACAGGCCCGAGATGGTTCACGCCTGGCATCCGGCGTATGTGCTGCTTGCTGCTGCCATCACCGTAGCCGCGATCTTCTACGCCAATCGCCTGCTGGGATTTTCCGTTTTCTACGTGTCTGTCGCGGCTGCAATTGCCGCCGTGGTGGTCGTACGAGGTCTGTTTGGTTGGCAGCAACGTCGCTTCGCGAGTCAACTGTTCCGGCAGCTGCCTGACGCCATTCAGCTGGTGACGAGTACGGTTCGATCGGGTCTGCCTGTGCACGAAGCATTTCGCACCATCGCGCGCGAGATGCCGCAACCGACGTCTGGGCAGTTTGCAATCGTATGCAGCGAAGTGAATCTGGGAAGACCTCCGGAGGAAGCCGTCGAAGCCGTCTATCGGCGAACGCAAGTGGCAGAGTATGCGATGTTCGCGGTGACGCTTGCAGTCCAGTTGAAGTCCGGCGGCAGCTTGGCCGAGACCTTGCAGACGCTGGGCGACACCGTGAGTCAGCGTGTTGCGCTCGCTGCTCGCGCCAAGGCGTTGGCGGGAGAAGTGATCTTTTCCTCGCGAGCACTCACGATATCGCCCCTGATTGCCGGAGCATTGCTGTACGCGGCCAATCCGCAGAATGTCGATCTGCTGTTCACTGATCCGACTGGAAACAAGCTTCTGGCTTACGCGATAGTCTCGGTGCTCGTCGGGCATCTGGTGATAAGTTGGATGGTCAGGCGGGAAACGGAACTATGA
- a CDS encoding CpaF family protein translates to MRKFGRRDEETSVRLPALTPSLAASTPSVPASTSRRDEPPIDRPVMPASLRERVIEQIEPSVAATVSRDILRRQIEEIIHGIANEERLELSGREQLQLADEIADDMTGYGPLRPLLLDQSINDIMINGPSNVYVERAGKLERIAVRFRDNDHIASVAQKIAAQVGRRIDESSPMVDCRLPDGSRVNIIFPPLSIHSPCISIRKFPSRRLDIAAMVENGSMTAAIGQLLEIAARCRLNVLVSGGTGSGKTTLLNAMSQFIDHSERVVTIEDAAELQLQQPHVISLETRPPSLEGTGQVTQRDLLWNALRMRPDRIVVGEVRGAEAFDMLQAMNTGHDGSISTVHANSARDALTRIENMVQMGQVNLPSRAIRTQIVAALDLIVQVERMRDGQRRIVQISEVMGLESDVITTNDIATFEYEEEDEHGRISGSYRATLAVPKFKSRLVYFGLDRAWAEAVRQI, encoded by the coding sequence ATGAGAAAGTTTGGTAGGCGCGACGAGGAAACGTCGGTTCGGTTGCCTGCATTGACGCCAAGCTTGGCTGCATCGACGCCAAGCGTGCCTGCATCAACGTCAAGGCGCGACGAACCTCCGATTGACCGGCCAGTGATGCCAGCTTCACTGCGCGAACGCGTCATCGAGCAGATTGAGCCATCGGTGGCCGCAACTGTTTCGCGTGATATCCTTCGGCGGCAGATCGAGGAAATCATCCATGGAATCGCCAATGAGGAACGGCTCGAACTGTCGGGTCGCGAGCAGCTTCAACTGGCGGATGAGATTGCGGACGACATGACCGGCTATGGGCCGCTGCGTCCGCTTCTGCTCGATCAGTCAATCAACGACATCATGATCAACGGACCGAGCAACGTTTATGTCGAACGAGCCGGCAAGCTGGAGCGGATCGCGGTGCGCTTCCGCGACAATGATCACATTGCATCGGTGGCCCAGAAAATTGCCGCGCAAGTCGGCCGGCGCATCGATGAATCCAGCCCGATGGTGGATTGCCGTTTGCCCGATGGCAGCCGCGTCAACATCATCTTCCCGCCGCTGTCGATCCACAGCCCCTGCATTTCGATTCGAAAGTTCCCGAGCCGCCGTTTGGATATCGCCGCAATGGTCGAAAACGGCTCGATGACCGCGGCCATCGGACAATTGCTGGAGATCGCCGCCCGGTGTCGGCTCAATGTTCTGGTCTCCGGCGGCACCGGGTCCGGCAAGACGACGCTGCTCAACGCCATGAGCCAGTTCATCGATCACAGCGAACGCGTCGTCACCATCGAGGATGCGGCAGAGTTGCAGCTTCAGCAGCCGCACGTGATCAGCCTGGAGACCCGGCCTCCGAGCCTAGAAGGCACGGGGCAGGTGACACAGCGCGATCTCTTGTGGAATGCGCTGCGCATGCGTCCCGACCGGATCGTCGTGGGCGAGGTGCGCGGCGCTGAAGCGTTCGACATGCTGCAGGCGATGAACACCGGCCATGATGGTTCGATCTCCACGGTCCATGCCAATAGTGCCCGCGATGCCCTGACCCGCATCGAGAACATGGTGCAGATGGGGCAGGTGAATCTGCCGTCGCGAGCCATTCGAACTCAGATCGTCGCTGCGCTGGATCTCATCGTGCAAGTCGAACGCATGCGCGATGGGCAACGTCGCATTGTCCAGATCAGCGAGGTGATGGGGCTGGAATCGGATGTGATCACCACCAATGACATCGCAACCTTCGAATACGAGGAGGAGGATGAGCATGGGCGGATCTCGGGCAGCTACAGGGCCACTCTTGCAGTCCCGAAATTCAAAAGCCGTCTTGTCTATTTCGGGCTCGATCGCGCCTGGGCCGAGGCAGTGAGGCAGATATGA
- a CDS encoding AAA family ATPase, whose product MSVNIAAVSPPEEATSAIARNRIVCFVNDELSAAALRKGLEGSNISIKRGTIRNAIRMLETDTELCALVTDISGIDDPFAELEKLAGVCPPDVRVALIGESREITFYRALMELGLTEYLPRPITRDMVLDQLRPKLLGDRAPGPTDRGGHVISICGAQGGAGATSIAINLALQLAETTKAKVALLDLHLQGGETAVMLGVQPGPGLRIALENPMRADTLFLERAAIAVNERVSLISADEELDAQLDITEAGVRHVLGLLRQRFNYIVVDVPVPFPPSIHPVISLSRHVMVLLEAEVTGLRNAHALRTAVTNIAGRDRVFTLLNRANRPGGLPRAAVVKALGTEPDMVVPDLGKGMTQAVNLGIPALKHVSALRRHLAPIVREITGLGVEQKGRLRRLLGL is encoded by the coding sequence ATGAGCGTCAACATAGCGGCCGTCAGTCCGCCTGAAGAAGCGACGTCTGCCATCGCGCGCAATCGAATCGTCTGCTTCGTAAATGACGAGCTGAGTGCTGCGGCTCTGCGCAAGGGCCTCGAAGGCAGCAACATTTCGATCAAGCGTGGCACGATCCGCAATGCCATACGGATGCTCGAAACGGACACCGAATTATGCGCCTTGGTGACGGACATCAGTGGTATCGATGATCCATTTGCCGAACTGGAGAAGCTGGCCGGCGTCTGTCCGCCGGATGTCCGGGTGGCTCTGATCGGTGAAAGCAGGGAAATCACCTTCTACCGCGCGCTTATGGAGCTCGGCTTGACCGAGTACCTGCCGCGGCCGATCACGCGGGACATGGTGCTGGACCAGCTGCGTCCAAAGCTGCTTGGCGATCGTGCGCCAGGACCGACCGACCGAGGCGGGCATGTGATCTCGATCTGCGGCGCGCAGGGCGGTGCCGGCGCAACGAGCATCGCCATCAATCTCGCGCTGCAACTGGCCGAGACCACCAAGGCCAAGGTCGCGCTGCTCGACCTTCATCTTCAAGGCGGCGAAACAGCCGTGATGTTGGGTGTTCAGCCCGGACCAGGCTTGCGCATCGCCCTGGAGAACCCGATGCGCGCGGACACGTTGTTCCTCGAGCGTGCCGCAATTGCAGTCAACGAGCGAGTTAGCCTGATTTCCGCCGATGAGGAGCTGGATGCTCAGCTCGATATCACCGAAGCGGGCGTGAGGCACGTCCTTGGTCTGCTCCGCCAACGATTCAATTACATTGTTGTCGATGTCCCGGTCCCGTTTCCGCCATCCATCCATCCGGTGATCTCTCTTTCCCGGCACGTGATGGTGCTGTTGGAGGCAGAGGTGACCGGACTGCGCAATGCTCATGCACTGCGGACCGCCGTCACCAACATTGCCGGCAGGGATCGGGTCTTCACCTTGCTGAACCGTGCCAATCGCCCCGGCGGCCTTCCCAGGGCCGCGGTGGTCAAGGCGTTGGGGACAGAGCCTGACATGGTTGTACCCGATCTTGGGAAGGGCATGACCCAGGCGGTCAATCTCGGAATTCCCGCGCTGAAGCACGTATCAGCACTGCGACGCCATCTCGCCCCGATCGTGCGGGAGATCACGGGGCTCGGCGTCGAGCAGAAGGGACGGCTGAGGAGGCTGCTGGGGCTATGA
- the cpaB gene encoding Flp pilus assembly protein CpaB — protein MSSALRLSIILVLLLATTAFGLIAYNMNLPRQVPVAVTEQGPAPPSTVGYFVAARPLSKGTLAREEDFTVRWVAPERLPAGAILETPESKAGLPGSLIRKFVDAGSPITLQDVLRPRDKGFLASVLAPDSRAISIKVDEESGVSGLIRPGDHVDVLLTQVFEKADPARRALSETVLGNVRVIAIDQEIMQGGRTVSSVAGSVAGKQTQTVSLELAPDQVKKITVARQLGTLSLAVRAAVEQWDTADTGAMSSCDVSPEIARQNAIAGRTAAVVVHSGGQIKQYSVRKQESADGDTLISCDGSEVSRRGATMVVQAGKLLEKRQ, from the coding sequence ATGTCATCCGCGTTGCGCCTCTCAATCATTCTGGTGCTGTTGCTCGCAACCACCGCATTCGGGCTGATCGCCTACAATATGAACCTGCCGAGACAGGTTCCGGTAGCGGTCACCGAGCAGGGGCCGGCGCCTCCTTCGACTGTCGGGTATTTCGTCGCGGCACGTCCGCTGTCGAAAGGTACATTGGCCCGCGAAGAAGATTTCACCGTGCGCTGGGTGGCGCCTGAACGCCTTCCTGCAGGGGCGATTCTAGAAACACCCGAATCGAAGGCTGGGCTTCCCGGCTCTCTGATTCGCAAGTTCGTCGACGCTGGCAGTCCGATCACCTTGCAGGACGTGTTGCGGCCTCGAGATAAGGGATTCCTGGCCAGCGTCTTGGCACCGGATAGCCGCGCAATCAGCATCAAGGTGGACGAGGAGTCCGGCGTGTCGGGGCTGATCAGACCGGGCGATCATGTCGATGTTTTGTTGACCCAGGTGTTCGAGAAGGCGGATCCCGCGCGCCGGGCCTTGAGCGAGACCGTTCTAGGCAACGTTCGAGTCATCGCGATTGATCAGGAAATCATGCAGGGCGGCCGAACCGTAAGCTCGGTGGCCGGCTCGGTGGCGGGCAAGCAAACGCAGACTGTGTCGTTGGAGCTTGCCCCGGATCAGGTGAAGAAGATCACGGTCGCAAGGCAGCTGGGAACGCTTTCCCTCGCGGTACGAGCCGCAGTCGAGCAGTGGGATACGGCGGACACTGGCGCCATGTCCAGCTGCGATGTGTCGCCGGAAATCGCCCGCCAGAATGCGATTGCCGGTCGAACTGCGGCGGTCGTCGTTCATTCTGGTGGTCAGATAAAGCAATACTCCGTCAGGAAACAGGAATCTGCTGACGGCGACACGCTGATCAGCTGCGACGGGTCGGAAGTGTCCCGCCGCGGGGCGACGATGGTGGTTCAGGCAGGCAAGTTGCTGGAGAAACGTCAATGA
- a CDS encoding prepilin peptidase yields the protein MSWVSYIAAILEIPLLLYVATLDVATRLIRNDVCLLLALLGIAGQLASPMQLAESLVAATILFLLLFAVYQRGGIGGGDVKLLVALAIGLPLAGLIQLLTITSLAGGVLAVVHLIMRVLPYPKLAPVGSTLARRVYAIERWRHVRHAPLPYGVAIACGGIWTILTGPS from the coding sequence ATGAGCTGGGTTTCTTACATCGCCGCGATACTGGAAATCCCGTTGTTGCTGTATGTCGCAACACTCGATGTCGCGACCCGCTTGATCCGAAATGACGTCTGCCTCTTGCTGGCGCTGCTCGGGATCGCCGGTCAGCTTGCCAGCCCGATGCAACTTGCCGAATCCCTCGTCGCCGCGACGATCCTGTTCTTGCTGCTGTTCGCGGTTTACCAGCGTGGAGGGATTGGCGGCGGCGACGTCAAGTTATTGGTTGCTTTGGCCATTGGTCTGCCGCTGGCAGGCTTGATCCAGCTGTTGACGATAACCTCGTTGGCCGGCGGCGTTCTTGCCGTGGTCCATCTGATCATGCGCGTCCTGCCATACCCGAAGTTGGCCCCAGTCGGATCGACGCTCGCACGCCGGGTCTACGCGATCGAGCGTTGGCGCCATGTGCGACATGCACCCTTGCCTTACGGCGTGGCCATAGCGTGCGGCGGCATCTGGACCATCTTGACTGGACCATCTTGA